CCACCGCACCGCGAGGCCCGGTGGCAGTGCCAGGTCGTCGCGTACGGCGGCGTAGTAACCGTCCCGCCCGTTGCGATGCCGCTCGAGCAGCGCCCGCCACGCCGCCGGATCGCGCGTCCCGTCGCGCAGGAACCGCTCCATCTCCAGCACCACCGTGACCCATACCCGCGCCTTCTCCACCACCTCGGGGCTCCCCAGCAGAAGCAGTGCCTCCCCGTCCGGGTCCCGGGCGAGCGTGGACTCCGCCAGCAGCGGCGCGGCCTCCTGCGGGGAGAGCGGATGCGGATGGGGGTCGTTGCCGAAGTGGGACGCCACCCGGCACGCCGGCGTGATCGTCCTCTTCAGCACACGGCCAGCCGCCGCTCCTCCCAACGGGCCGCCTTTTCACGGTGGAAGCGCGCGCGGTCGCTGCGCACGACCGCCAGATACGAACCGAGTGCGCCGATGACGACGCCGATGAGTGCGGGTAGTTGCTGTATGAACGCCGGCATGGACGCACGGTATCTGCCCTGTTGATCAGTGAGGGACTACCGTCGGCCTCATGACGCACACCAAGCGCTTCGAGGGACACGGAGTTCTCGTCACGGGCGCAGCCCGCGGCATCGGTGCGGCGACGGCCCGCCGCCTGGCCGAGGAGGGAGCCGCGGTCCTGCTGACCGACCGGGACGGGACGGTCGTGGAGAGGACGGCCGCGCGCCTGCGTGAACAGGGTCTTGCCGCACGGGCCCTGGAGTGCGACGTGGCGGATCGCCCGGCCGTCGAGGCGGCCGTCGCCCACGCCGTCGACGCGTTCGGTTCGCTCGACGTCCTGGTCAACAGTGCCGCCCGGTGCACCCCGGAGACCCCGCTCTTCGAGGACGACTCCGAGGAGGAGTGGGCGCGTGACCTGGACATCACCCTGAGCGGTCCCTACCGTTGCTCGCGCGCCGCACTGCCGCACCTGGTCGCCTCCGGTCGCGGTGCGATCGTCAACATCGGCTCCGTCAACGGCCTGCAGGACTTCGGCAACCACGCCTACAGCGCCGCCAAGGCGGGCCTCGGATCCCTGACCCGCACCCTCGCCGGACACGCGGCCGGCCGCGGGGTGCGCGTCAACATGGTCGTCCCGGGCACGGTCCGCACCTCGGCCTGGGAAGGGCGCGAGGCCGAGCTCACCGAGATGCGACGGCTGTATCCCCTCGGCCGGGTCGGTGACCCCGAGGACATCGCGGCAGCCGTCGCCTTCCTCGCCTCCCGCGACGCGGCGTGGATCACCGGCACCACGCTGGTCGTCGACGGCGGCCTCACCGCGGTCAACACCGGATTCCACGCGGCGGTCCATCCGGACAGGGGCGCTCCGTCGTGAGCTTTGTCACCGTTTCGTCCCAGCGCGCCCCACGGTACAACGGACAGACGCGCACACCCGTCTAGATGGCAGAGATCGCAGGACTTATGAAGGGGACAGGACCATGGGGGACATACGCAGACGGGGTGCCGTCGTACTCGGGATCACCGGACTCGTCGCACCGCTGACCATCGCGCTGGGCGCCGCGCCCGCGCAGGCGGCGAGCTGCACGACACAGGCGGGGCCGTACCAGAAGAAGGTGGAGAAGTTCCTGGGCCGCCCGGTCGACGGCAGGCAGTCCGCCGCCGACTGCAAGGCGATCAAGGCCTTCCAGACCAAGCACGGCATCACACCGAACATCGGCTACGCCGGATCCGTCACCTGGGGCGTGATGGACCTGATGAACAAGCAGAAGGCCGTCGGCACGGACCCCAACAAGGACGGCAAGTGCCCGGTGAACAAGGGCCGTATCGCCTGCGTGAACCTCACCCTCCAGCTGAGCTGGATCCAGGACGGCGACACGCTCGTCTACGGCCCCGTCCCGGTCCGCACCGGCCGCAACGGCTACGAGACCCGCACCGGCCTGAAGAAGATCTACTGGCGCGACAAGAACCACGTCTCGTCGATCTACAACGTGCCGATGCCCTACAGCCAGTTCTTCGACGGCGGTCAGGCCTTCCACTCGGTCAACCTCAGCATGTGGAACCCGCCGGGCTCCCACGGCTGCACCAACATGACCCCCAAGGACGCCAAGAAGTACTGGTCCCTGCTGAAGAAGGGCGACGACGTCTTCGTGTACGGCCGCAAGCCGGGCACCTGAGACACCAGGCGCCCGGCGCGACGACAGCGTCACGCGTCAGGCGCGTCCCCGAAGTCCGGGATCTCCAGCCTTGCCCCGCCCTGCCGTGCGGAGTCGTGCGCGATGACGCCCGGCAGGGTGTAACGGGCCGCCACCCAGGCGTTCACCGACGGCAGGGTGCGGGTGTTCACCGCGGTCACGAAGTCGTCCACCAGGAAGTGGTGGCTGCCTTCGTGACCGTTGTGCAGGTTGTCGAACTCCCGTGGCAGCCGCGCCCGGTCGTGCACCGGCGCCGACCCGGACGTGAACGCGGCCCGAAGGTCCGGCGCGATGTGCTGGAGTGACGGGTCGTCAGGAGCCATGGTCGGCTTGGGCTCCAGGAGCTCGCTGATGTCCTTCACGCCCTTCTTGTCCTGCCAGAGGGCGACCGTGGCGAGCTGCTCCATGCTCGCCTCGGTTCCGAAGAACCGGAAACGCGACTCCCGGATGTGGGAGGGGTAGCCCACCCGCCGGAACTCGTTCGTACGGAACGACCCGCCGCCCGCCACCTCGAACAGCGCGGTCGCGTTGGAGAAGTCGTTGCCGAACCGACTGACCTCCTTGTCGAACACGCCGTCCCCGCGGTCGTCGACGACACCGATCGCCGACACGCTCACCGCGTGCGTCTGCCAGGCGCCGAGCACCCCGCCCACCGCGTGCGTGGGGTAGAGCAGCGGGGGATAGCTGGCGGTCTCCTTCCACTTCTCGCCGCCGCTGTACTGGTACGCCTCGTAGAACCCGAGGTCCATGTCGTGGACGTAGTCGCCCTCGGCGTAGAAGAGCCGCCCGAAGGCGCCCTCGGCGATCTGGTTGCGGGCGTGCACGGTCGCCGGGTTGTACTGGCTGGTCTCGCCCATCATGTACGTGAGCCCGGTCGCCCGGACCGTGTCGATGATCGCCGAGATCTCCTCGGTGGTGATGGCCATGGGCACCGCGGAGTACACGTGCTTGCCGGCGTTCAGGCCCTGGAGCACCAGGGGGCCGTGCGTCCAGCGCTGGGTGAAGATCGCGACCGCGTCGACCTCCTTCGACTCCAGCATGGCCTCGTACGTGGGGAAGGTGCCGGCCAGTCCCTGCGCCGCGGCGAGCTGCTCGGCCCGTTCGGGCAGCAGGTCGGTGACGTAGACGTCGCCGACACCGGGGTGGGCCTGGAACAGCGTGGCGAACTGGCCGGAGAACTGGCCGGCGCCGACGATGCCGAGGGAGAACGTCATGCGGGGTGTGCCCTTCACTGGTCGCGGGATCACTGCGAGAGGATCAGGTCGATCTGGTCGTTGGTCTGGTCGAGACTGGTCACGGACCTGCCGTTGCCGAAGATGTCCTGCATGGCGGGATGCATCAACGCGTACACGTCCGCGGCGTAGTTGGTGATGGGGTAGGAGAAGGTCGTGAAGTCCTTCTTGTCGGCGACCGGCTTCGTGAAGGCCGTGACGTCGATCCCCTTCTTCTTGTAGGCGGCCACGGCGGCCGCGGTTCCGTCAGGGGTGGCGGGGAAGACGATGCCGTAACCGCCCACCGTCTTCTGGCACTCGTCCGAGGACAGGTATTTCACCCACTTGCGGGCACCGTCCTTGTTGCGGGCGTTCTTGGTGATGGAGTCGGCGAGGCCGTTCATCATGGTGGCGCGCTTGCCGGTGGGGCCTTCGGGGGTGACGGCGGTGCGCATGTCGAGGCCCTTGAACCCCGCGTACGTCGAGATCATCCAGGCGCCGTCGAAGGCTGTGGCCGCCTTTCCCGCCGCGACCTGGGTGTTGGCCTGGTTGGACTGGGAGTTGTAGTCGGTGAAGGGCGCCATGTAGCCCTTCTTCGCCAGTCCGAAGTACCACTTGACGGCCGACTGGAAGGTCGGGCTGTCGTACCGGTACTTCGCGCCCCACCGCTTCTTGTCGGTGTAGCTCCAGCCGGCGGAGGCGGTGAAGGTGCTCCACTGGGTCTGTCCGTCGCCGTCGCCGCCGCCGTTGGTGGCGAGGCCGTACACCTTGACGTTGTTCTTGTCGAAGCCCGGCTCGTCGCCCCGCTTGCCGTTCCTGTCGACGGTGAGGTGGGCGATGGCCTTCTCGAACGTGCCGCCGTCCTTGGGGTTCCAGGCCAGATCGTTCAGCTGGGCCGGCGTGAGCCCGGCCGCGTCGGTCAGCTTCTTGTTGTAGAAGAGGGCGACGGTGTCCCAGTCCTTGGGGGCGCCGTAGCGGTGGCCGTCCTGGCCCATCCAGTTGGCCGCAAGGCCGGGCTGGTAGGCGGACTCGTCGATGCCCAGGTCGTCGAGCGGTTCGAGGACCTTCAGGTCGGCGAACTGGCCGAACTTCTGGATGTGGTCGGTGAACACGTCCGGCTCGGTGCCCGCGATGAAGCTCGCGGTGAGCTTGGTCCAGTAGTCGTCCCAGCCCAGCTGGGTGATCTTCACGTGCAGTCCGGGATTCTGCTGCTCGAAGTCCTTGGCGCAGGCCTGGTAGGCGGGCTGCTGGTTGGAGTCCCACAGCCAGTACGTCACCGTCTTCGAGGAGGACCCGGCGGAGCCGCCCTCCGCGCACCCCGTCAGACAGAGGGCCAGTGCGCCGGCCAGCGCGGTCAGCGTACGAAGTCGCATCACAAGTCCCTCACTTGATCCCGGTGAAGCTGATGGTGGACACGATGCGGCGCGCGAAGAAGCCGAACAGCACCAGCATCGGCAGCGCGGCGATGAGCGTCGCCGCCATGAGGCCCGACCAGTCGACGCCGGACTGCGGGGTCTGCGCGCGGAAGATGGCCAGTGCGACGGTCAGCACGCGTGAGTTGTCGCTGTAGGACACCATCAGCGGCCAGAAGTAGTCGTTCCAGGATGTGATGTACGTCAGCACGGCCAGGGTCAGGACCGGTGTGGAGGCCATCGGCAGCAGCACCCGGAAGAAGATCCGCACCTTCCCGGCGCCGTCCAGCAGGGCTGCCTCCTCGACCTCGCGGGGCACGTTCATGAAGAACTGCCTCAGGAAGAACACCGCGAACGGCGTCATGAACATCGTCGGCAGTGCGATGCCCAACAGGTTGTCGATCAGGCCGAGTTCCTTGATGAGCACGAAGTTCGGCAGCAGCGTGAAGATGGTCGGCACCATCAGCCCGGCCAGGAACAGCGCGAACACCTTGTCGCGACCGCGCCAGCGCAGCCGGGCGAAGGCGTACGCGGCCATCGCGGAGAAGAAGATCTGGCAGACGGTCACCAGGGTGGAGACGATCACCGAGTTGAGCAGATAGCGCCAGAACTTCAGTCCGCCGCCCGCGCCGCCCTGCGCGATAGCGTCCTTCGTGGACTCCAGGCCCAGGGCGCGGGCGAACCCGGTGCCGGTCGGGTTCACCGGCAGTGGGTCGGACGCGTGGGCGGCGAGCCCGGAGTTGGTGGACAGCGCGGTGCGCAGGATCCAGTAGAAGGGCAGCAGGGTCACGAGCACGATCGCACCCATCGCCGTCCAGGCCAGGACCCGGCCGGGGGAGAGGGGACGGCGCCCGGTGGGCCGTACGCGTGTCGTCGTGGTGGTGGTCACGGCAGCCATGTCGACTCCTTCCGGGTCAGCCGAGATCGGTCTGGCCGGCCCGGGTGAGCCGGTACTGCAGGACGGTGATCGCGCTCAGCACCACCAGGAGGGCGACGGACATCGCGGACGCGTAGCCGAACTGGAAGCGGCCGAAGGCCGATTGGTAGATGTAGAACTGGAGCACGTTGGTGGCGTTCGCCGGGCCGCCCGCGGTCGTCACGGCGACCGTGTCGAACACCTGGAACGAACCGATCACTGTCATGATCAGAACGACCGCCAGGACCGGCCGCAGCAACGGCATGGTGATCCGCCAGAACATCCGCCACTCGCTCGCGCCGTCCACCTTCGCCGCCTCGTACATGTCGTTCGGGATGGCCATGAGCCCCGCGAACAGCAGCAGGGCGGTGTAGCCGACGTGCCGCCACACGTTGATCAGGGCGATCGTCGGGATCGCCCAGGTCTCGTCCGCGAGGAAGGGGATGCGGTCGAAGCCGAGCCCGGCGATGATCTCGTTGCCGATGCCGAGCTGGTTGTCGAGGATCCACAGCCAGACCAGGCCCGCGACGACGTTCGACATCAGATACGGCGTGAGCACGATGCCGCGCAGCACCGCCGACTGGGTCAGACGCTGCAACAGGACGGCGATGGCGAGGGCCGACACCGTCTGGACCCCGATGTTGATGACCACGTACTCGACGGTGACCTTCAGCGACTCCCAGAAGATGGGGTCGTGGATCATCCGGTCGTAGTTGGCGAGGCCCACCCACTCCGCCGGGGTCAGCAGGTTGAAGCGGGTGAAGCTCAGATAGATGCCCCGCAGCGTCGGCCAGAGCAGGAAGACCACGAAGCCCACCAGGGCCGGGGCGATGAACACCGCGGCCAGGCGCCCGTCGCCCCCGCTCGACCCGCCTGAGCCCGGCTCCGTGCCCGGTTTGGTCCGTGCCCCCTCGGTGCCGCTGAGCGGCAGACGCGACGGAGGGCTGCTGGAGGCGATGGTCATCGGGAGACTCCCTCGTCTTCGGTGGCTCGTCCTCGGCCACTTACTTTTGTCGTGGAAGAATCCATGCGTCAAGAGGCCTGCAAACATCTTTTCAGCGCCACCATGCACGCGGTAACATGGCCACGTTGCTTTTATGGCGAAAGAAATCATGTGGGAGTCTGACCTTCAT
This portion of the Streptomyces canus genome encodes:
- a CDS encoding L,D-transpeptidase family protein, which translates into the protein MGDIRRRGAVVLGITGLVAPLTIALGAAPAQAASCTTQAGPYQKKVEKFLGRPVDGRQSAADCKAIKAFQTKHGITPNIGYAGSVTWGVMDLMNKQKAVGTDPNKDGKCPVNKGRIACVNLTLQLSWIQDGDTLVYGPVPVRTGRNGYETRTGLKKIYWRDKNHVSSIYNVPMPYSQFFDGGQAFHSVNLSMWNPPGSHGCTNMTPKDAKKYWSLLKKGDDVFVYGRKPGT
- a CDS encoding Gfo/Idh/MocA family protein; the encoded protein is MTFSLGIVGAGQFSGQFATLFQAHPGVGDVYVTDLLPERAEQLAAAQGLAGTFPTYEAMLESKEVDAVAIFTQRWTHGPLVLQGLNAGKHVYSAVPMAITTEEISAIIDTVRATGLTYMMGETSQYNPATVHARNQIAEGAFGRLFYAEGDYVHDMDLGFYEAYQYSGGEKWKETASYPPLLYPTHAVGGVLGAWQTHAVSVSAIGVVDDRGDGVFDKEVSRFGNDFSNATALFEVAGGGSFRTNEFRRVGYPSHIRESRFRFFGTEASMEQLATVALWQDKKGVKDISELLEPKPTMAPDDPSLQHIAPDLRAAFTSGSAPVHDRARLPREFDNLHNGHEGSHHFLVDDFVTAVNTRTLPSVNAWVAARYTLPGVIAHDSARQGGARLEIPDFGDAPDA
- a CDS encoding SDR family NAD(P)-dependent oxidoreductase encodes the protein MTHTKRFEGHGVLVTGAARGIGAATARRLAEEGAAVLLTDRDGTVVERTAARLREQGLAARALECDVADRPAVEAAVAHAVDAFGSLDVLVNSAARCTPETPLFEDDSEEEWARDLDITLSGPYRCSRAALPHLVASGRGAIVNIGSVNGLQDFGNHAYSAAKAGLGSLTRTLAGHAAGRGVRVNMVVPGTVRTSAWEGREAELTEMRRLYPLGRVGDPEDIAAAVAFLASRDAAWITGTTLVVDGGLTAVNTGFHAAVHPDRGAPS
- a CDS encoding carbohydrate ABC transporter permease, which encodes MAAVTTTTTTRVRPTGRRPLSPGRVLAWTAMGAIVLVTLLPFYWILRTALSTNSGLAAHASDPLPVNPTGTGFARALGLESTKDAIAQGGAGGGLKFWRYLLNSVIVSTLVTVCQIFFSAMAAYAFARLRWRGRDKVFALFLAGLMVPTIFTLLPNFVLIKELGLIDNLLGIALPTMFMTPFAVFFLRQFFMNVPREVEEAALLDGAGKVRIFFRVLLPMASTPVLTLAVLTYITSWNDYFWPLMVSYSDNSRVLTVALAIFRAQTPQSGVDWSGLMAATLIAALPMLVLFGFFARRIVSTISFTGIK
- a CDS encoding carbohydrate ABC transporter permease, coding for MTIASSSPPSRLPLSGTEGARTKPGTEPGSGGSSGGDGRLAAVFIAPALVGFVVFLLWPTLRGIYLSFTRFNLLTPAEWVGLANYDRMIHDPIFWESLKVTVEYVVINIGVQTVSALAIAVLLQRLTQSAVLRGIVLTPYLMSNVVAGLVWLWILDNQLGIGNEIIAGLGFDRIPFLADETWAIPTIALINVWRHVGYTALLLFAGLMAIPNDMYEAAKVDGASEWRMFWRITMPLLRPVLAVVLIMTVIGSFQVFDTVAVTTAGGPANATNVLQFYIYQSAFGRFQFGYASAMSVALLVVLSAITVLQYRLTRAGQTDLG
- a CDS encoding ABC transporter substrate-binding protein, with protein sequence MRLRTLTALAGALALCLTGCAEGGSAGSSSKTVTYWLWDSNQQPAYQACAKDFEQQNPGLHVKITQLGWDDYWTKLTASFIAGTEPDVFTDHIQKFGQFADLKVLEPLDDLGIDESAYQPGLAANWMGQDGHRYGAPKDWDTVALFYNKKLTDAAGLTPAQLNDLAWNPKDGGTFEKAIAHLTVDRNGKRGDEPGFDKNNVKVYGLATNGGGDGDGQTQWSTFTASAGWSYTDKKRWGAKYRYDSPTFQSAVKWYFGLAKKGYMAPFTDYNSQSNQANTQVAAGKAATAFDGAWMISTYAGFKGLDMRTAVTPEGPTGKRATMMNGLADSITKNARNKDGARKWVKYLSSDECQKTVGGYGIVFPATPDGTAAAVAAYKKKGIDVTAFTKPVADKKDFTTFSYPITNYAADVYALMHPAMQDIFGNGRSVTSLDQTNDQIDLILSQ